The segment TTCGCACGGCTGCCAATCTACGGGCAATTTTGTGAGCGAGACTAATAGGCAAGGGCATGAGTTCTGGGGTTTCGTTGCAAGCAAAACCGAACATCAAGCCTTGATCGCCCGCACCGATTGAGTCGAAGCTCTCTTCGCTCGTCTGTTCCCTAATTTCCTGTGCGCTGTTGACTCCTTGGGCAATATCAGGAGATTGTGCGTCTAGAGCAACTAAGATCGAACAGCTATTCGCAGAAAAGCCATTTTCTGAATCGGTGTAGCCAATTTCAGCAATCTTCTTCCTAGCCAAATCAACGTAATTGACCTGGGCTTTTGTGGTAATTTCACCAGTGATCAGCACCAAGCCAGTGTTGACGACAACTTCGGCGGCGACTCGGCTGCGGGGGTCTTGGCTGAGTAGCGTATCTAAAATAGTGTCGGAAATCTGATCGCAGATTTTATCTGGATGTCCTTCGGTAACGGACTCTGAGGTAAACAGGTAGCGACGAGACAAAGGGCAATTCCTCCTGGAAGTGATGGCTAGGCTAACCAACTATTCGGGATTGATTGAGCTAATGTAACCTGCAATCATAGCATTGCTACCCTTGAGATTACCGCCCTAATGCGAATTACTCTGCATATAAAACTCAGCATCGGCATTTGAGGGGGCGCGGTAGCGAAGTGGTAAGCGATCGCTACCAGTTTTTATCTCGCTTAGCTTTGATATGCACAGGGATAGGGGATTTTTCTACTAGGACAAGGACAGCAGGCTGCTCATTTAGTTGTAAACCCGAATAAGCAACTTGACCTATTCTTATCTGTTCGTGTTCCTAACTAAGATATTTGGTGTTGCTAGTAAGGCTATATTTACTGCCAAAAAAGTTAACTTTGTTAGCACTGGAATTAATATTGCCCCAGCGTTAATAAGAGTACCAACATCAAGAGCGATCGCGCCCCGCTTGCCCGATTTAGATCTAGCATTTAGACTAGCAGCCAAGGTATCAATTATACTGCTATTAACAGTAATATTGCCTACTTTACTTTCTCACCAACTTGATAGCAACAAGCGAGGAAAAATAAAAAATAAACCTTATTTATCGATTTGGATTTCATCGAGTTGAGCGATCGCTACATCTGCCGACTTTAAATGCGCTGCTTGCGGTTTCCCCCAACAAATACCAATACACCCAGCTGCACCCGCATTACGCGCCATCTGAATATCACCCGCCGAATCCCCCACCATTAGCGTCGCATTCGGTTCTACTCCCAATCTCTGACAAGCTTGCAAAAATAATGCCGGATCTGGCTTACTAATACCTTCATCTACTCCCATCTGCAACTGGATGTAATCGCTTAATTCATGGTGTTTGACAAAAGCTTGCACTCGCGAAGTATTAGATGCTGAGAGAATGCCTAATTTCAACCCGGCGTCTGAGAGGAATTTCAGCACTTCCAGACTGCCAACAAATAGGGGAGAAGGGGTAAATTTTTGCATAACGAGATCGGCTTCTTCAAAAGCGCGACGCGCGATCGCCAGCGATTCCAACCATCCTCTACCAGTTTCGGCAATATAAGCAGCGGCGGCAATCTCACACTCCCGACGACTGCCAACAGCCAATAACCCAGTGGGGTCGAGTTTACCTTCATTAATCCCAAAAGCCATTAACAGTGGGTCGCCTATTCCCGGAATTTGGGCATCGATTATGCGCGATCGCTTTTGTCCTATGTTTCTTATGTAATCCTCAGAATCTTCCAGCGTACCGTCTTTATCAAAAATCACTGCTTGGATATTTGGGAACGTAAATTCCCGACAACGAATAGTTACCAACTTTTTCAGCTCCACATTAAACAAAAGTAACTGAGAGACGCGAGGAATTGCAGCTTCCGACTCCCATCCCATGCAGCAATAAAAAAAAGAGGGTGGTTCCCTCTTCCTATCATTGTTTACAAAACACCGACAATATAAATCTATTCGTCTTCAGTAGCGGAGGGCAGCTCTAGATCTTCAGGTATTTCGATATCTTCTTCTGCAACCTCTATTGCCTCTGGGGCATCATCGACGGGAAGGGTTATGCTAGCAGGAGGAATGCCTTGCTGTTGTGCCCGCATTTTCTCGCGGTACTTAGCAGCCATTTCTTCTGCCTTATCGTAGACGCGATCGCGGTTCTTGATCATGTCTCCGGGTTCTGGCTCTAGCTGCTTAGTTGACAGCGAAATCCTACCTCTCTCAGCGTCTAAGTCAATGATCATCACTTTCACTTCATCATTGACATTGAAAACGCTGTGGGGTGTATCGATGTGGTCGTGGGAAATTTCCGAGATGTGCAGCAGACCGCTGACACCGCCAATATCGATGAAAGCACCGTATGGCTTGATACCGCGAACGGCACCAATCACCACCTCGCCTACTTCCAGACGGTTCATCTTACGCTCAACCAGCGCCCGACGATGGCTGAGAACCAGACGGTTTCTGTCTTCGTCTACCTCTAGGAATTTTAGTGGTAGTTCTTCGCCTACTAAATCTTCCTTGGGTTTGCGGGTACTGATGTGAGAACCCGGTATAAATCCGCGCAATCCTTCAATGCGTACCAGTGCGCCGCCGCGATTGGTAGCGAACACTTGCGATCGCACCGTTGCGTCTTCGGCTTGCAGCTGGCGCACCCGCTCCCAAGCTCTCATATATTCGATGCGACGGATGGAAAGCGTCAGCTGTCCATCTTCATTCTCATCGGTCAGAATAAAAAATTCCCGTGTCTCGTTCGACTGTAATACTTCATCAGGGCTGTCAACTCTGTTGATTGACATCTCCTGAATAGGAATATAAGCGGCAGTTTTAGCACCAATGTCAATCAGAGCACCCCTTGGCTCGATGCTGAACACGGTTCCGGCTACTATATCGCCGGGGCTAAAGTGGTAGTCATACTTGTCGAGTAGGGCCGCAAAATCGTCGAGACTAAAGCCTATTTCTGTAGCGGTTGTTTTCTGATTGACCATGCGAATTGATTCCTAGTGGTTATCTCCGTAGTGAATGTGCCTCCTGTCGATGTACACGCCTGCTTTGAGCAGCTTACACCTACATTCCTCTGTTCATCCCTATTTTAGGAGATTGAAAAGCGATGAGTCAGAGTCCAGACTTGCTATTATAGCCTATCTAAATTCCTTGTTAGCCCCGCGTTATCAGGCAAACACTCAATTAGACACCACTTCAGTACCTTGATTCTGATGGTTGTTCAGCTGCTCTAGGTACTTAGCAGCCATTTCCTCAGCTTTTTGATAAACAATCTGAGGATTTCTCAGCATATCACCCGGTTCTGGTTCCAGTGCCTTTGTTGAGAGGAAGATGCGACGCCGCTCCACATCTATCCAAACGATCGCCGCCTTCACTTCATCATTTACCTTGAAAATGCTGTGAGGCGTATCAAAGTGGGCGTGTGATATTTGATCCACCTGTAGCAGGGCGAGGATGCCTCCAATATCAATAAATGCACCGTAGGGTTTGATACCCGCTACTGTACCGCACACAACTTGACCCACTTTTAGCTGGTAGAGCGGATCGCGATCGCCCAACGCCTGACTATGGCTGAGTACCAGACGATTACGGTCTTCATACACCATAACGAACTTTAGAGGGAGTTCAACTCCAAGTAACTCTTCTTTGGCTTCACTGATGCTGATGCGGTAATAGGGAACAAAGCCGCTCAACCCTTCAACCCTTACTATTAATCCACCTCGCTCGATTCGCCAAACCTTAGCGTACAGGGTGATATCTTCTGCTTGCAGCTGACGTACTCGTTCCCAAGCTAGCTTTTGCTCAAGGCGTCGGATGGAAAGGCAAAGTATGGGATTCCCTTCTCGATCGTACTCAACCACAATCAAGAATTCGCGGGTTTCATTTAACTGCAATACGTCCTCTGGACTGTCAATTTCGGCGATTGACATCTCCCGCAGCGGAATATAAGCAGCAGTTTCGACACCAATATCAATTAGAGCGCCCGTCGGCTCCAGTCTAAACACCGTCCCAACTACAATATCGCCGGGATTAA is part of the Microcoleus sp. FACHB-831 genome and harbors:
- a CDS encoding S1 RNA-binding domain-containing protein, whose product is MNSKTYSFNPGDIVVGTVFRLEPTGALIDIGVETAAYIPLREMSIAEIDSPEDVLQLNETREFLIVVEYDREGNPILCLSIRRLEQKLAWERVRQLQAEDITLYAKVWRIERGGLIVRVEGLSGFVPYYRISISEAKEELLGVELPLKFVMVYEDRNRLVLSHSQALGDRDPLYQLKVGQVVCGTVAGIKPYGAFIDIGGILALLQVDQISHAHFDTPHSIFKVNDEVKAAIVWIDVERRRIFLSTKALEPEPGDMLRNPQIVYQKAEEMAAKYLEQLNNHQNQGTEVVSN
- a CDS encoding 30S ribosomal protein S1, translated to MVNQKTTATEIGFSLDDFAALLDKYDYHFSPGDIVAGTVFSIEPRGALIDIGAKTAAYIPIQEMSINRVDSPDEVLQSNETREFFILTDENEDGQLTLSIRRIEYMRAWERVRQLQAEDATVRSQVFATNRGGALVRIEGLRGFIPGSHISTRKPKEDLVGEELPLKFLEVDEDRNRLVLSHRRALVERKMNRLEVGEVVIGAVRGIKPYGAFIDIGGVSGLLHISEISHDHIDTPHSVFNVNDEVKVMIIDLDAERGRISLSTKQLEPEPGDMIKNRDRVYDKAEEMAAKYREKMRAQQQGIPPASITLPVDDAPEAIEVAEEDIEIPEDLELPSATEDE
- a CDS encoding HAD family hydrolase, which encodes MVTIRCREFTFPNIQAVIFDKDGTLEDSEDYIRNIGQKRSRIIDAQIPGIGDPLLMAFGINEGKLDPTGLLAVGSRRECEIAAAAYIAETGRGWLESLAIARRAFEEADLVMQKFTPSPLFVGSLEVLKFLSDAGLKLGILSASNTSRVQAFVKHHELSDYIQLQMGVDEGISKPDPALFLQACQRLGVEPNATLMVGDSAGDIQMARNAGAAGCIGICWGKPQAAHLKSADVAIAQLDEIQIDK